In a single window of the Gemmatimonadota bacterium genome:
- a CDS encoding GWxTD domain-containing protein: MARPCRCATLLPLLFLLLTGQSAAQGPAARRELAALRDSLARVTDSVPLLALEKQWMGQARRDRDSAMVHLRLGFVAVRLGEVGGKKHYDDAASEFQWATTLQPTWPYGWFGLGLAELGVGDSDFSPVAGLKTMLGKDALTRSANAFARSAEVDPSFVIGLVELSNTALRQIVNARMDVALAALRRASRTPAARHPDVLLARARVEREVGSADSALAAADALLALDRINVEGLLEQARARFALGRLDGGEPWYRGLGLAEGAVLAMYRRDLAVLMPATTLASFDAAAPTARVTLVRTFFERRDHDELQRTGGRLREHYARLDHAQRNFRLVSRRRQYDIQERYRSTQDDFDDRGVIYVRHGAPDQRVQYNVPGIEPNESWRYQRTTGDLVFHFVARQDVQDFRLVESVLDILGFVGAMQARDSGQLSSSGQAEALVRSREPLGQLYSRMLGAARGGGTMLQTEERAVGRKSIAIGTRTDSWPLRFRRALDATIFVAAAGADSAGAQLQIAFAMPTKGLNLETGPGGDIAEVRLRATILDLDGALVATLDTVRRFLVKEPAAATEQLLGRQALRVPAGRLTVRASLEQGPAGIGSRRDTVVVTSPTGPALGLSDLVVGTRSVRLFWVPSPGDTTWLNPLASFRRSEAMQLTFEVSGVLAGSAYRTEVRIVRPGGSALSRLFGGGAALRVAADGVHPGGLLVVHRELALDEVRPGTYLVEVTVSTPAGEKVTRQQEITVVK, translated from the coding sequence ATGGCCCGCCCCTGCCGCTGCGCGACCCTGCTCCCCCTGTTGTTCCTGCTGCTGACGGGACAATCGGCGGCACAGGGTCCGGCGGCGCGTCGCGAGCTCGCGGCGCTGCGCGATTCGCTCGCGCGGGTCACCGATTCCGTCCCGCTCCTCGCCTTGGAAAAACAGTGGATGGGCCAGGCGCGTCGGGATCGCGACAGCGCGATGGTACATCTCCGGCTCGGCTTCGTGGCGGTTCGACTCGGAGAGGTCGGCGGGAAGAAGCACTACGATGACGCCGCGTCGGAATTCCAGTGGGCCACGACGCTGCAACCGACCTGGCCGTACGGCTGGTTCGGACTCGGTCTGGCCGAGCTCGGCGTCGGCGATTCCGACTTCTCGCCCGTGGCCGGCCTCAAGACGATGTTGGGCAAGGATGCGCTGACCCGGTCAGCCAATGCCTTCGCGCGCAGCGCCGAGGTCGACCCGTCGTTCGTCATCGGGCTGGTCGAGTTGAGCAACACCGCCCTGCGACAGATCGTGAACGCCCGAATGGATGTGGCGCTCGCGGCGTTGCGTCGCGCATCCCGCACGCCGGCCGCGCGCCACCCCGACGTGCTGTTGGCGCGCGCGCGGGTCGAGCGCGAAGTGGGCAGCGCCGACTCCGCCCTGGCGGCGGCCGACGCGCTGCTCGCCCTCGACCGGATCAATGTCGAGGGGCTGCTGGAGCAGGCGCGGGCGCGTTTCGCCCTTGGCCGGCTCGATGGCGGCGAGCCGTGGTATCGCGGGCTCGGGCTGGCCGAGGGGGCGGTCCTCGCGATGTACCGTCGGGACCTTGCCGTGCTGATGCCCGCGACCACGCTCGCCTCGTTTGATGCCGCCGCGCCGACCGCGCGGGTCACGCTGGTGCGGACGTTCTTCGAGCGACGCGATCACGACGAGCTGCAGCGCACCGGTGGGCGCCTCCGCGAACATTACGCCCGGCTCGATCATGCTCAGCGGAACTTCCGCCTCGTGTCACGGCGGCGGCAATACGACATCCAGGAACGCTACCGCTCCACGCAGGACGACTTCGACGATCGTGGCGTGATCTACGTGCGCCACGGGGCACCGGACCAGCGCGTGCAGTACAACGTGCCCGGGATCGAGCCGAACGAGTCGTGGCGCTACCAGCGGACGACCGGCGACCTCGTCTTCCATTTCGTCGCGCGTCAGGACGTGCAGGATTTCCGACTCGTCGAGAGCGTGCTCGACATTCTCGGCTTCGTGGGGGCGATGCAGGCGCGCGACTCGGGGCAATTGTCATCGTCCGGTCAGGCGGAGGCACTGGTGCGTTCCCGTGAACCGCTCGGCCAACTTTATTCCCGGATGCTGGGGGCCGCGCGAGGAGGGGGCACGATGCTGCAAACCGAGGAGCGGGCAGTTGGCCGGAAGAGCATTGCCATCGGGACGCGCACCGACAGTTGGCCGCTGCGCTTTCGGCGCGCGCTCGACGCGACGATTTTTGTCGCGGCAGCCGGAGCCGACAGCGCCGGCGCGCAGCTGCAGATCGCGTTCGCCATGCCCACCAAGGGGCTCAACCTCGAGACCGGTCCTGGTGGTGACATCGCCGAGGTCCGCCTTCGGGCCACCATCCTCGATCTCGACGGTGCGCTCGTCGCCACGCTCGACACCGTCCGACGCTTCCTCGTGAAGGAGCCGGCGGCCGCCACCGAGCAACTGCTCGGACGCCAGGCCCTCCGAGTGCCGGCCGGCCGGCTCACCGTGCGTGCGTCGCTCGAACAAGGTCCGGCCGGCATCGGCAGTCGGCGGGACACGGTGGTGGTGACGTCACCGACAGGCCCGGCGCTTGGTCTCTCGGACCTCGTCGTCGGCACGCGGTCCGTGCGGCTCTTCTGGGTTCCCTCACCTGGCGATACGACGTGGCTCAACCCGCTTGCCAGCTTCCGGCGCAGTGAGGCGATGCAGTTGACCTTTGAGGTGAGCGGCGTCCTCGCGGGCAGCGCCTATCGCACGGAGGTGCGCATCGTGCGGCCGGGTGGGTCGGCACTCTCGCGACTCTTCGGGGGCGGGGCGGCGTTGCGCGTGGCCGCCGACGGTGTGCATCCGGGAGGTCTGCTTGTGGTGCATCGGGAACTTGCCCTCGACGAAGTCCGTCCCGGGACGTATCTCGTGGAAGTGACGGTCTCGACCCCCGCGGGGGAGAAGGTGACTCGCCAGCAGGAAATCACGGTCGTCAAATGA
- a CDS encoding MATE family efflux transporter, protein MPSPDATPAPPKQRAFDRSIVEGPLQAAVWKLAWPAMLTNIIGGLQGLVDHVMVGHYVGFTGNAAIGVANQIFIVVIVFIMSLFTGMSILVARHVGARDALGADRVVYQAFITAIALSLGVLAPIGYFTAPALLRFVNATAAVQAEALPYLRISCLFSVGMLIFFMLSGALRSAGDARTPMRLGVAMTLLNVTFNSILIRGLGPIPAYGTAGAAMGTVLASAIVGGYGLWRLWHGGWVVAFPKGMGYRLDFTIIRSLFRFGLPTGIQGIAMNVGGVLLLSVIGSLAASAPAQAAYAVSYGQLFSFITWTSVGLMGAAATVVGQNIGAGQPERADAGVKVAARFAALGASAVGLLFLFFPAQLLAVFGMRDAEAVVLGVQLLRVLSVSGVFIATALAFTGGLQGAGDTKSPLFISIVSQVVVPLGICWSIRSVTTLEPLHVWGAILAGHATRCTLSILRFRQGKWRGILGGASPTAS, encoded by the coding sequence GTGCCCTCCCCCGATGCCACCCCCGCGCCCCCGAAACAGCGCGCCTTCGACCGCTCCATCGTGGAAGGTCCGCTGCAGGCCGCCGTCTGGAAGCTCGCGTGGCCCGCCATGCTCACCAACATCATTGGAGGTCTGCAGGGCCTCGTCGACCACGTCATGGTGGGCCACTATGTCGGCTTCACCGGCAACGCCGCCATCGGCGTGGCGAACCAGATCTTCATCGTCGTCATCGTCTTCATCATGTCGCTCTTCACCGGGATGAGCATCCTCGTGGCGCGCCACGTTGGTGCGCGTGACGCCCTGGGTGCGGACCGGGTCGTCTATCAGGCCTTCATCACGGCGATCGCGCTGTCATTGGGTGTGCTGGCACCCATCGGGTACTTCACGGCGCCAGCGTTGCTGCGCTTCGTGAATGCGACGGCGGCGGTGCAGGCCGAGGCGTTGCCGTACTTGCGAATCTCCTGCCTCTTCTCGGTGGGAATGTTGATCTTCTTCATGCTGAGTGGCGCGCTGCGGTCCGCGGGCGACGCGCGAACGCCGATGCGGTTGGGCGTCGCGATGACACTCCTCAACGTGACCTTCAATTCGATCCTGATCCGCGGCCTCGGTCCCATTCCCGCGTATGGCACCGCTGGTGCGGCGATGGGGACGGTCCTCGCCTCGGCCATTGTTGGTGGATACGGCCTCTGGCGACTCTGGCATGGCGGGTGGGTCGTGGCCTTCCCGAAGGGGATGGGGTATCGCCTCGACTTCACCATCATCCGCTCGCTCTTTCGCTTCGGCTTGCCGACCGGGATCCAGGGGATCGCGATGAACGTCGGTGGCGTGCTCCTGTTGTCCGTGATCGGGTCGCTGGCGGCGAGCGCGCCAGCGCAGGCGGCCTATGCGGTCTCGTACGGGCAGCTCTTCTCGTTCATCACCTGGACGTCCGTCGGCCTGATGGGCGCTGCCGCCACGGTGGTCGGGCAGAACATCGGGGCGGGGCAACCGGAACGCGCCGATGCCGGTGTCAAGGTCGCCGCCCGATTCGCCGCGCTCGGCGCCTCGGCAGTGGGGCTGCTGTTCCTCTTCTTCCCGGCGCAGTTGCTCGCGGTCTTCGGGATGCGCGATGCCGAGGCCGTGGTGCTTGGCGTGCAGCTGTTGCGCGTCCTGTCGGTGTCCGGCGTCTTCATCGCGACGGCGCTCGCCTTCACCGGTGGGTTGCAGGGCGCGGGTGACACCAAGAGCCCGCTCTTCATCTCGATTGTCTCCCAGGTGGTCGTGCCGCTCGGGATCTGCTGGTCGATTCGCAGCGTGACCACGCTCGAGCCGCTCCACGTCTGGGGCGCGATCCTCGCGGGGCATGCCACCCGTTGCACCCTGAGCATCCTCCGCTTCCGCCAGGGGAAGTGGCGCGGCATTCTCGGGGGAGCCAGCCCGACCGCGTCTTGA
- the kdpA gene encoding potassium-transporting ATPase subunit KdpA: MTPNGWLQVGIFAVLVIGGGALLGRHLARVLDGSRTIFSRLLDPVERALLRLAGTGRDDEMTWRRYATALVLFSAAGFAVVYLLQRLQGALPLNPAGLGAVDPDLAFNTAWSFVSNTNWQAYGGEVTLSHLTQMLGLTAQNFVSAASGIAVLAALTRGFVRRETATIGNFWVDLTRVTLHLLLPLATVVALLLASQGVVQTLDARLTVTPLDQATATTQVIPVGPAASQVAIKQLGTNGGGFFNVNSAHPLENPTPFSNLVQLVSILLIPAACVFAFGTLLRDKRQGWALLAAMSIIFAGALAVTWPAEQAGTPALASAGAALGGSELTPGGNMEGKEVRFGITNSALWAVTTTAASNGSVNAMHDSFTPLGGMAPMVLMQLGEVVFGGVGSGLYGMLLFALVAVFVSGLMVGRTPEYLGKKIEAFEMKMAMVGILVPCLMVLVGTALAVATALGRAGVFNPGAHGFSEVLYALSSAANNNGSAFGGLGADTPFYNSMLGIAMFAGRFFIAIPVLALAGALAAKKSVPPSSGTLPTHTPLFVGLLVGTVLLVGALTFVPALALGPIVEQLQMVAAGVAP, encoded by the coding sequence ATGACCCCCAACGGTTGGTTGCAGGTCGGCATCTTTGCCGTCCTGGTGATTGGCGGTGGCGCCCTGCTTGGCAGGCACCTCGCCCGGGTGCTCGATGGGTCGCGCACCATCTTCTCCCGTCTGCTCGATCCGGTAGAGCGCGCCCTCCTGCGTCTCGCGGGCACCGGCCGCGACGACGAGATGACCTGGCGCCGCTACGCGACCGCCCTCGTCCTCTTTTCGGCGGCGGGCTTTGCCGTCGTGTACCTGCTGCAGCGCCTCCAGGGCGCGCTTCCACTGAACCCCGCTGGTCTCGGGGCGGTCGACCCGGATCTCGCCTTCAACACGGCGTGGTCGTTCGTCAGCAACACCAACTGGCAGGCGTACGGCGGCGAGGTCACCCTCTCCCACCTCACGCAGATGCTTGGCCTCACGGCACAGAACTTCGTCTCGGCGGCGTCGGGGATCGCGGTGCTCGCCGCGTTGACGCGAGGATTCGTTCGGCGGGAGACCGCCACGATCGGCAACTTCTGGGTCGACCTGACCCGCGTCACGCTGCACCTCTTGCTGCCGCTCGCCACGGTGGTCGCCCTGCTGCTCGCCTCGCAGGGTGTCGTCCAGACGCTGGACGCTCGGCTCACGGTCACGCCCCTCGACCAGGCCACCGCGACCACCCAGGTGATTCCCGTCGGGCCTGCCGCCTCGCAAGTCGCGATCAAGCAGCTCGGCACGAACGGCGGCGGCTTCTTCAACGTCAACTCGGCCCATCCGCTCGAGAATCCGACACCGTTCAGCAACCTGGTCCAGCTCGTCTCGATCCTGCTGATTCCGGCCGCCTGCGTCTTCGCCTTCGGCACCCTTCTGCGCGACAAGCGGCAGGGGTGGGCCTTGCTGGCCGCGATGTCGATCATCTTCGCGGGCGCCTTGGCGGTGACCTGGCCGGCGGAACAGGCCGGGACACCGGCGCTCGCGTCGGCCGGTGCGGCGCTCGGGGGCTCCGAGCTCACGCCGGGTGGCAACATGGAAGGGAAGGAGGTCCGCTTCGGGATCACCAACTCGGCACTCTGGGCGGTGACCACCACCGCGGCGTCCAACGGCTCGGTGAACGCGATGCACGATTCGTTCACGCCGCTGGGCGGGATGGCGCCGATGGTCCTGATGCAGCTTGGCGAGGTGGTCTTCGGCGGCGTGGGCTCGGGCCTCTACGGCATGCTCCTCTTCGCGCTGGTGGCGGTGTTCGTCTCGGGCCTGATGGTCGGTCGGACGCCGGAGTATCTCGGCAAGAAGATCGAGGCCTTCGAGATGAAGATGGCGATGGTCGGCATCCTCGTCCCCTGCCTGATGGTGCTGGTGGGGACGGCGCTCGCCGTCGCGACGGCGCTCGGACGCGCTGGTGTGTTCAACCCCGGCGCGCACGGCTTCAGTGAGGTGCTCTACGCGCTCTCGTCGGCGGCGAACAACAACGGTTCTGCCTTCGGCGGCCTGGGCGCGGACACGCCGTTCTACAACTCGATGCTCGGCATCGCGATGTTCGCGGGCCGCTTCTTCATCGCGATTCCCGTGCTGGCCCTCGCCGGGGCGCTCGCCGCCAAGAAGTCGGTGCCGCCCTCCTCGGGGACGTTGCCCACCCACACTCCGCTCTTCGTGGGCTTGCTGGTCGGGACGGTGCTGCTGGTTGGGGCGCTGACCTTCGTCCCCGCCCTGGCCCTCGGGCCGATCGTTGAACAGCTGCAGATGGTTGCGGCAGGAGTGGCACCGTGA
- the kdpF gene encoding K(+)-transporting ATPase subunit F yields the protein MSAALVVGAVAAAALAVYLVAALLKPEWFQ from the coding sequence ATGAGCGCCGCCCTCGTCGTCGGGGCCGTCGCCGCCGCCGCCCTGGCGGTGTACCTCGTCGCGGCCCTCCTCAAGCCGGAGTGGTTCCAATGA
- a CDS encoding gamma carbonic anhydrase family protein has protein sequence MTESGSEFGQPTIDPGAWVAPGATVVGDVEIGADSSIWYGCVLRGDNDRIVIGRATNIQDLTMVHVDAGVPCRIGDRVSVGHRAILHGCTVMDGALIGMGAILLNGAVVEAGAIVAAGALVPEGRVIPAGMLAVGSPARATRPVDELLAGRREGTWSHYVEQARRHARMWKNIHSG, from the coding sequence GTGACTGAATCAGGGAGCGAGTTCGGGCAGCCCACGATCGATCCGGGGGCGTGGGTCGCTCCTGGGGCCACCGTCGTGGGTGATGTCGAGATCGGCGCGGACAGCTCCATCTGGTACGGCTGCGTGCTGCGGGGCGACAACGACCGGATTGTCATCGGCCGTGCGACCAATATCCAGGACCTGACCATGGTCCATGTCGATGCCGGCGTCCCCTGCCGGATTGGCGACCGGGTGAGCGTCGGGCATCGGGCCATCCTCCATGGTTGCACGGTGATGGACGGGGCGCTGATCGGGATGGGGGCCATCCTGCTGAACGGGGCGGTGGTCGAGGCCGGGGCGATTGTGGCCGCGGGCGCGCTGGTCCCCGAAGGGCGGGTCATCCCCGCCGGGATGCTGGCGGTGGGGAGCCCCGCCCGCGCCACGCGGCCGGTCGACGAGCTGCTCGCCGGCCGGCGGGAGGGGACCTGGTCGCACTATGTGGAACAGGCGCGTCGGCACGCCCGAATGTGGAAAAACATTCATAGTGGTTGA
- a CDS encoding vitamin B12-dependent ribonucleotide reductase: MDSSPDRSAVELSPNAITVLEKRYLLKDETGAPVEQSEDLFWRVATTIAAPDATYGASAGAVDALAEAFYEVMAKRLFMPNSPTLMNAGRPLGQLSACFVLPVDDTLSNGESGIYDTLRAMALVHQSGGGTGFSFSRIRPRNDIVRSTMGVASGPISFMSLYDASTDVVKQGGTRRGANMGILRVDHPDVLDFIACKSDITKITNFNISVGITDAFMTALEKGESYNLVDPRTKHVVGELQASEVWSRIVHGAWKTGEPGVFFIDRANHYNPVPHLGAYEATNPCGEQPLLPYDVCNLGSINLAEFVVDGAIDWEGLRRVVHLTTHFLENVIDANAYPLPEITDLANRIRRIGLGVMGLADLFIRMGVPYDSTEAVELGRKLQAFVDDEAKVESERLASIRGVFPEWEKSIWGPDKSCARDANGKRIRPMKKLRNCNVTTVAPTGTISIIAGCSSGIEPLFAVAFMRNQAGVLMPDVNEDFLAVAKREGWHSEELMRRIAAEGHINFPEVPVKWQRVFVTANHIAPEWHIQMQAAFQEHNDSAISKTCNFAHDATEEYVEEIYRMAYKLGCKGVTVYRDGSRDMQVLSTGTTAKKVAEQATAEGKASARADLDMSGSEEGMTTREVAAERAGALAEADAEIARLRQVVHELESENLQRRQKRSRPELLKGAVRRLQTPLGDLYVTITEDEKGQPFEVFMSLGKAGGALMADVEAIGRLVSLALRSGIPIKEVYRQLRGISSDRAIGVGPNKVLSVPDAVGIALERYMSDKQGVQVDLLTTTAETAVPSQPIAVIQDGQQMMLGGGMPETLTGACPDCGSQLEFAEGCMKCHVCGFSECG; encoded by the coding sequence ATGGATTCGTCTCCAGACCGGAGCGCAGTTGAACTGTCGCCCAACGCGATCACGGTGCTCGAGAAGCGCTACCTGCTGAAGGACGAGACCGGCGCTCCGGTGGAGCAGTCCGAGGATCTCTTCTGGCGGGTGGCCACCACGATCGCGGCTCCGGATGCGACGTATGGGGCCTCGGCGGGCGCCGTGGACGCGCTCGCCGAAGCGTTCTACGAGGTGATGGCGAAGCGGCTGTTCATGCCGAACTCGCCGACCCTCATGAACGCCGGCCGCCCCCTGGGGCAGCTCTCCGCGTGCTTCGTCCTCCCGGTCGACGACACCCTCTCGAATGGCGAAAGCGGCATCTACGACACCCTCCGGGCCATGGCGCTGGTGCACCAGTCCGGCGGCGGCACCGGCTTCTCGTTCTCGCGCATCCGGCCGCGGAACGACATCGTCCGCTCGACGATGGGCGTCGCGTCGGGGCCGATTTCGTTCATGTCGTTGTATGACGCATCAACCGACGTCGTGAAGCAGGGTGGGACGCGTCGTGGCGCCAACATGGGAATTCTCCGGGTCGACCATCCGGACGTCCTCGACTTCATCGCCTGCAAGTCCGACATCACCAAGATCACCAACTTCAACATCTCGGTCGGCATCACCGATGCCTTCATGACCGCGCTGGAGAAGGGGGAGTCGTACAACCTGGTTGACCCCCGCACCAAGCACGTCGTCGGCGAACTGCAGGCGTCCGAAGTCTGGTCGCGCATCGTCCACGGCGCCTGGAAGACCGGCGAGCCGGGGGTGTTCTTCATCGACCGCGCCAACCACTACAACCCGGTGCCGCACCTCGGCGCGTACGAAGCCACCAATCCGTGTGGTGAGCAGCCGCTGCTGCCGTACGACGTCTGCAATCTCGGCTCGATCAACCTGGCCGAGTTCGTGGTCGACGGCGCGATTGACTGGGAGGGGCTGCGCCGGGTCGTGCACCTGACGACGCATTTCCTCGAAAACGTCATCGACGCAAACGCGTATCCGCTCCCCGAGATCACCGACCTCGCCAACCGGATCCGTCGGATCGGTCTCGGCGTCATGGGCCTCGCCGACCTCTTCATTCGCATGGGCGTTCCGTACGACTCGACCGAAGCGGTCGAACTGGGTCGGAAGCTGCAGGCGTTCGTCGACGACGAAGCGAAGGTGGAGTCGGAGCGGCTCGCGAGCATCCGTGGCGTCTTCCCCGAGTGGGAGAAGAGCATCTGGGGGCCGGACAAGAGCTGCGCCCGCGATGCCAATGGCAAGCGCATTCGCCCGATGAAGAAGCTGCGCAACTGCAACGTCACCACGGTCGCACCGACCGGGACGATCTCGATCATCGCCGGCTGTTCGTCCGGGATCGAGCCGCTCTTCGCCGTGGCGTTCATGCGCAACCAGGCCGGCGTGCTGATGCCGGACGTGAACGAGGACTTCCTCGCCGTCGCCAAGCGGGAGGGGTGGCACAGCGAGGAGTTGATGCGTCGCATCGCCGCCGAGGGGCACATCAACTTCCCCGAGGTGCCGGTGAAGTGGCAGCGCGTCTTCGTGACCGCCAACCACATCGCGCCCGAGTGGCACATCCAGATGCAGGCGGCGTTCCAGGAGCACAACGACTCCGCCATCTCCAAGACCTGCAACTTCGCGCATGATGCGACGGAGGAGTACGTCGAGGAGATCTACCGGATGGCCTACAAGCTCGGGTGCAAGGGCGTCACGGTGTACCGTGATGGCTCGCGCGACATGCAGGTGCTCTCGACGGGCACCACGGCCAAGAAGGTGGCAGAGCAGGCCACCGCCGAAGGGAAGGCCTCGGCGCGCGCCGACCTCGACATGTCGGGCAGCGAAGAGGGGATGACCACGCGCGAAGTCGCCGCGGAGCGCGCTGGTGCGCTCGCCGAGGCCGATGCCGAAATCGCCCGGCTGCGCCAGGTCGTCCACGAGCTCGAGAGCGAGAACCTGCAGCGCCGGCAGAAGCGTTCGCGCCCGGAGCTCCTGAAGGGCGCGGTGCGCCGGCTGCAGACGCCGCTCGGCGATCTCTATGTCACCATCACCGAGGACGAGAAGGGTCAGCCCTTCGAGGTCTTCATGTCGCTCGGCAAGGCCGGCGGCGCGCTGATGGCTGACGTCGAGGCCATCGGCCGTCTCGTTTCCCTCGCGCTCCGCTCGGGCATCCCGATCAAGGAGGTCTACCGCCAGCTCCGCGGCATCTCCTCCGACCGTGCCATCGGGGTCGGCCCGAACAAGGTCCTCTCCGTGCCGGATGCCGTCGGCATCGCGCTGGAGCGGTACATGTCGGACAAGCAGGGCGTCCAGGTGGACCTGCTGACCACCACGGCCGAGACCGCCGTGCCGAGCCAGCCCATCGCCGTCATCCAGGATGGCCAGCAGATGATGCTCGGCGGCGGGATGCCGGAGACCCTCACCGGCGCGTGCCCGGACTGCGGCTCGCAGCTGGAGTTCGCCGAGGGGTGCATGAAGTGCCATGTCTGCGGATTTTCGGAGTGTGGCTGA